From the genome of Ignavibacteriales bacterium, one region includes:
- a CDS encoding SpoIIE family protein phosphatase yields the protein MKEIFKKFWVKNQKKIILISTVILLLIGIANFFFIFEVTAQSNDECLWIEKKSSDGDSIKVYFDQVKENGVTWQAGIRNGDQLLAIDGVKLINNLVASRTLDRIQAGDYATYKILKNGKILEVKILVKKLINFSGLAFALLSFIWMIVGFIVVMAKSEGRTQNAFYRVGIAATLFAMADMLYRGQQVPNPIFQNVILLFTVDALWTLGGVFFPFLLVRFFSLFPKELSLVKKKWFNRLLNFGPYIIFAVIISLKIYFVYQKGNGKLYETISTIISFLIGCGLVIGLVFLFINYVKLKTKQERNAIFVILVSYLISVIALIYTFTLAARIGGVIFNNPYYFTPVILIALLPIAFGYSIFRYSLMDVSEVVKNTIVYGAATVALAGIYFLIIYLIGQSISAAIGTEYQGVIAGMVFVLFAVVFQSTKDKFQDYLTEKFYPEQFAFQSRLLVFSNEVASIVGQENILDSTLDMFVKSLRIKTFGLLLRDDEDVYKLARHQGISNSWFRLDDKKNIIEKFLLERSLIGLEPIIERQDFRTIWEDDADRLIVEDIFTIIPLFIKHKVIGLLLFGLKQSGSRFSGKDIELLISAANQVAVSIENARLYESETEKQKMERDLENARKIQETLLPKVFPKIEGLDFSGKMIPAMHVGGDYFDLIKISEKKLFVVVGDVSGKGLSASFYMSKLQTMIRLYCTDGKSPRDVLIDVNKNIYENIERGWFITVSLALFDLDTKRVTFCRAGHPGMIRIRNGECDTFASGGMGVGLDKGELFNSSLEEESLQLQREDLFFIYSDGVTELMNSANQFYGEARLEKLLVENFNHNCSQIEKILLNDLNEFRGKVPQYDDITVLSIKTTF from the coding sequence ATGAAAGAGATATTCAAAAAATTTTGGGTCAAGAATCAGAAGAAAATTATTCTTATATCAACTGTGATTCTCTTACTAATCGGAATAGCGAATTTCTTTTTCATATTTGAGGTTACGGCACAATCAAACGATGAATGTCTTTGGATCGAAAAAAAATCCTCTGACGGTGATTCTATCAAGGTTTATTTTGATCAGGTAAAAGAGAATGGTGTAACATGGCAAGCCGGTATTAGAAATGGTGATCAGCTTCTTGCCATAGATGGCGTTAAATTAATAAATAACCTTGTCGCCTCACGCACATTAGATCGTATTCAAGCGGGCGATTACGCTACATACAAAATTCTTAAGAACGGCAAGATACTTGAAGTCAAAATTCTTGTAAAAAAATTGATAAACTTCAGCGGACTGGCATTTGCGCTGCTCTCTTTTATTTGGATGATAGTCGGTTTCATTGTTGTGATGGCAAAATCGGAAGGAAGAACTCAGAATGCATTTTATAGAGTTGGAATTGCCGCCACTTTATTTGCAATGGCAGACATGCTATATCGCGGGCAGCAGGTTCCGAACCCGATTTTTCAAAACGTAATTCTTCTTTTTACTGTTGATGCATTGTGGACTTTAGGAGGAGTATTCTTTCCGTTTTTATTAGTCCGTTTCTTTTCTCTTTTCCCCAAGGAATTATCACTGGTCAAAAAGAAATGGTTCAATAGACTATTAAATTTTGGTCCTTATATTATCTTCGCTGTCATAATCTCATTGAAGATCTATTTTGTTTATCAAAAAGGAAACGGAAAACTGTATGAAACGATTTCAACTATAATCTCTTTTCTTATCGGTTGCGGTTTAGTAATCGGTCTGGTATTTCTATTTATTAATTATGTGAAGTTGAAAACAAAACAGGAACGAAACGCCATCTTTGTAATTCTAGTTTCGTACCTAATTTCTGTAATTGCGCTTATCTACACATTTACACTTGCGGCCAGGATTGGCGGTGTAATATTTAACAATCCATATTATTTCACTCCGGTTATTCTTATTGCGTTGCTTCCTATAGCATTTGGTTATTCTATTTTTCGATACTCGCTAATGGATGTAAGTGAAGTTGTTAAGAATACAATTGTATACGGGGCTGCAACTGTTGCGCTGGCAGGAATTTATTTCTTGATTATTTATCTGATCGGGCAGTCAATAAGTGCCGCAATTGGAACGGAATATCAAGGGGTAATTGCCGGAATGGTTTTTGTTTTATTTGCAGTTGTTTTCCAGTCAACGAAAGATAAATTTCAGGATTACCTTACAGAAAAGTTTTATCCTGAACAGTTCGCATTTCAATCACGATTGTTAGTTTTTAGCAACGAAGTAGCGAGTATTGTTGGACAAGAAAATATACTTGATTCAACTTTGGATATGTTCGTTAAGTCGCTGAGAATTAAAACATTCGGTTTGCTGCTGCGCGATGACGAAGATGTTTATAAACTTGCAAGACATCAGGGTATATCGAATTCATGGTTCCGGTTAGATGATAAAAAAAATATTATAGAGAAATTTCTTTTAGAACGTAGTTTAATCGGATTGGAACCCATAATTGAAAGGCAAGATTTCCGGACAATTTGGGAAGATGATGCCGACCGGCTAATTGTTGAAGATATTTTTACAATCATACCGTTATTTATTAAACATAAGGTGATTGGTTTACTGTTGTTTGGATTAAAACAATCCGGTTCCCGGTTTTCCGGTAAAGATATTGAATTGTTAATTTCAGCAGCTAACCAGGTTGCGGTTTCTATTGAGAATGCAAGGTTATATGAATCCGAAACTGAAAAACAAAAGATGGAACGCGATTTGGAAAATGCGAGGAAGATTCAAGAAACATTACTGCCAAAAGTTTTTCCAAAAATAGAAGGACTCGATTTTTCCGGCAAGATGATTCCCGCTATGCATGTTGGCGGAGATTATTTTGATCTGATTAAAATTTCGGAGAAGAAATTGTTTGTTGTTGTCGGAGATGTTTCCGGAAAAGGATTAAGCGCATCGTTCTACATGTCCAAACTTCAAACCATGATTCGTCTTTATTGCACCGATGGAAAATCACCCCGAGATGTTTTAATTGATGTAAACAAAAATATTTATGAAAACATCGAAAGGGGATGGTTTATTACTGTGTCACTTGCACTATTCGATCTTGATACAAAACGCGTAACATTCTGTAGAGCAGGTCATCCGGGAATGATCAGAATACGTAACGGCGAGTGCGATACATTTGCATCGGGTGGAATGGGAGTCGGCTTAGACAAAGGTGAACTATTCAATTCATCGCTTGAAGAAGAATCTTTACAACTTCAAAGGGAAGACCTATTCTTCATTTATTCAGATGGTGTTACAGAATTGATGAATTCGGCAAATCAGTTTTACGGCGAAGCAAGATTGGAAAAATTATTAGTGGAAAATTTCAATCATAACTGTTCTCAAATAGAAAAGATTTTACTTAATGATTTAAATGAATTCCGGGGTAAAGTGCCGCAGTACGACGATATAACTGTTCTTTCCATCAAAACTACATTTTGA
- a CDS encoding PP2C family protein-serine/threonine phosphatase gives MQQLDNNAALRNFSALVDFSNLINSTLDLNFTLNNILLTCFGKFHTTKGLIALFNEENNLEVSAVKGIPKLIIENFPKVSFSEYKSDELINDFVKQNNFSVLEEIHSTDGLKGMIILGQRLTNKPYDIEDINFLKTILNVGSTAIENSIVVEKLKRANRNLDAKVNQLSSLFDLSKEFSGILQIEMVSKMLVYSLIGQMMVSKYSVISCAGNILSFLENRFDETHLRTVLKSCDTNQFIKPMTRFEFVDELKPFAEVGVDLIVPMQIKGETKGLILLGKRINELQYTQSDIEFVSSVGSLAIISIENARLFKETLDKQRLEKDLETARNIQNNLLPKSIPALSNFEIDAFNKSARMVGGDYYDIVKLDDNNVLFAIADVSGKGVPAALLMANIQAFLKSICKMKLPLDIATNLMNDLVAENTTMGSFITFFWGIIDNEKKEINYVNAGHNPPLLIRNGEITKLRKGGMILGVMQTVVPYISEVVQLQTGDAVVLFTDGITEAMNDKWEEYSDERLEELARQKYQENSHNILSHIRFSVEDYTHGAEQSDDITCLVIKVK, from the coding sequence ATGCAACAATTAGACAACAATGCTGCGCTTAGAAATTTTTCTGCTCTTGTAGATTTCAGCAATCTTATAAATTCGACGCTGGACTTAAATTTCACACTCAATAATATTCTGCTTACATGTTTCGGAAAATTTCATACAACAAAAGGATTAATTGCGCTCTTCAATGAAGAAAATAATCTTGAAGTGAGCGCCGTAAAGGGAATTCCAAAATTAATTATAGAAAATTTTCCGAAAGTCTCTTTCAGCGAATATAAATCGGATGAGCTTATTAATGATTTTGTAAAACAAAATAATTTTTCCGTTCTTGAAGAAATCCATTCAACGGATGGACTCAAGGGAATGATTATTCTCGGACAGAGATTAACAAATAAACCGTACGATATAGAAGACATCAATTTTCTTAAAACGATTCTGAATGTTGGTTCAACCGCTATAGAAAATTCAATTGTTGTTGAGAAATTAAAAAGAGCAAACCGGAATCTCGACGCTAAAGTAAACCAGCTTAGTTCTCTTTTTGATTTGAGCAAAGAGTTTAGCGGCATTTTACAAATTGAAATGGTAAGTAAAATGCTTGTCTATTCTTTAATCGGGCAGATGATGGTTTCAAAATATTCCGTAATATCATGTGCCGGGAATATTCTAAGTTTTTTAGAAAATCGATTTGACGAGACACATCTTAGGACTGTTCTTAAAAGTTGTGATACAAACCAATTTATAAAGCCAATGACTCGATTTGAATTTGTTGATGAACTTAAACCATTTGCCGAGGTTGGTGTAGACCTAATTGTGCCGATGCAAATCAAAGGAGAAACAAAAGGATTAATTCTTCTTGGTAAACGTATTAACGAACTCCAGTACACTCAATCCGACATCGAATTTGTCTCTTCGGTAGGAAGTCTTGCAATTATTTCGATTGAGAATGCGCGTTTGTTTAAAGAAACACTTGATAAACAAAGACTCGAAAAAGATCTTGAGACTGCCCGCAACATCCAAAATAATTTACTCCCAAAATCAATCCCGGCACTTTCCAATTTTGAAATAGACGCATTTAATAAATCTGCGCGTATGGTTGGCGGGGATTATTATGACATTGTTAAACTTGACGACAACAATGTTTTATTTGCAATAGCGGATGTCTCCGGCAAAGGTGTACCTGCGGCTTTATTGATGGCTAATATTCAGGCATTCTTGAAATCAATTTGTAAAATGAAACTCCCGCTTGATATTGCCACCAACCTTATGAATGATCTTGTTGCGGAGAATACAACAATGGGAAGCTTCATAACGTTTTTCTGGGGAATTATCGATAACGAGAAGAAAGAGATCAATTACGTTAACGCCGGTCATAATCCGCCGCTTTTAATTCGCAACGGTGAAATTACAAAACTTAGGAAAGGCGGAATGATTTTAGGGGTCATGCAAACTGTTGTACCGTATATTTCCGAAGTCGTACAACTTCAGACCGGAGATGCAGTCGTTCTTTTTACAGACGGTATTACGGAAGCAATGAATGATAAGTGGGAAGAATATTCAGATGAAAGACTTGAAGAACTTGCCCGACAAAAATATCAAGAAAATTCTCACAACATTCTTTCACACATTCGATTTAGTGTCGAAGATTATACTCACGGCGCTGAGCAATCCGACGACATCACATGTTTGGTTATAAAGGTAAAATGA
- a CDS encoding STAS domain-containing protein, translating to MADFNVNLRGVGSVSVIDVKGYLDAHTAPELENIFNKLLDQRQFRVVVNFDELKYISSAGLGVFMAYVETMRENSGDIKFSNMKENVYNIFDLLGFPILYEFFKEEKEALQKFDSQG from the coding sequence ATGGCGGATTTCAATGTCAACTTACGAGGAGTCGGTTCCGTGAGTGTGATTGATGTGAAAGGGTATCTTGATGCTCATACCGCGCCGGAGCTTGAAAATATCTTCAACAAATTACTCGACCAGCGTCAGTTTCGAGTTGTGGTCAATTTTGACGAGTTGAAGTACATAAGCAGCGCCGGGCTTGGTGTTTTTATGGCTTACGTAGAAACAATGAGAGAAAACAGCGGTGATATCAAGTTCTCTAACATGAAAGAAAATGTTTATAACATTTTCGATCTACTCGGCTTTCCGATTTTATACGAATTCTTCAAAGAAGAAAAAGAAGCTCTTCAAAAATTTGATTCTCAAGGATAA
- a CDS encoding ATP-binding protein, whose translation MNSSNKIFEKELSIKSTTDNLALIREFTRSAAEEIGFTDETIGKIILAVDEACTNIIKHAYKYSPDGNIIISIKFEESKFIIAITDEGNHFDPARVPEPDLIHYYKQKRAGGLGMFLMKKLMDEVKYSTLTGNKNQVILVKYLS comes from the coding sequence TTGAATTCTTCTAACAAAATATTTGAGAAAGAACTTTCTATCAAAAGTACAACCGACAATCTTGCTTTGATAAGAGAGTTTACGAGGTCTGCGGCAGAAGAAATCGGATTTACCGATGAAACAATCGGTAAAATAATTCTTGCTGTAGATGAAGCATGTACAAATATTATTAAACACGCCTATAAATATTCTCCCGACGGCAATATTATCATTTCCATCAAGTTTGAAGAGAGCAAATTTATTATTGCTATAACCGACGAAGGTAATCACTTTGATCCAGCACGTGTGCCGGAACCCGACTTAATTCATTATTATAAGCAGAAACGAGCCGGCGGGCTTGGCATGTTTCTTATGAAAAAGCTTATGGATGAAGTTAAGTACTCTACTCTTACCGGAAATAAAAACCAAGTTATTTTAGTTAAATATCTCTCCTAA
- a CDS encoding sigma-70 family RNA polymerase sigma factor, translating to MEVVKEQDQFDFSESKGERDEDFTLIRSFINGEESTFRILVLKHKEKVRNLVFLTLGDTEFVDDISQDVFISVYHKLNEFRFESKFTTWLYRITVNKCRDYLRKKRVRSIFVPIKDSDSEYGTGPFSEDVDIPQLVRGSIAKLPEKLRIPLVLRDIDGLSYKEIADQLGIEVGTIKSRIFRARESLKIILEPYQKELRAY from the coding sequence ATGGAAGTAGTAAAAGAACAAGACCAATTTGATTTTAGCGAATCGAAAGGAGAAAGGGACGAAGACTTTACTCTTATCCGTTCGTTTATAAATGGAGAGGAATCAACATTTAGAATCCTTGTGCTCAAACACAAAGAAAAAGTTAGAAATTTAGTTTTTCTTACTTTAGGTGACACCGAGTTTGTTGATGATATTTCTCAAGATGTTTTTATAAGTGTTTATCACAAACTAAATGAATTTCGTTTTGAATCAAAGTTTACAACTTGGCTATACAGAATTACGGTTAATAAGTGCAGGGACTATTTAAGAAAGAAAAGAGTTCGCAGTATTTTTGTTCCCATTAAAGATTCGGACAGCGAATACGGGACGGGACCATTTTCTGAAGATGTAGATATTCCTCAGTTAGTTAGAGGATCGATTGCAAAATTACCTGAGAAACTTAGAATACCGCTTGTTCTAAGAGATATCGATGGATTGAGTTATAAAGAGATTGCCGATCAATTAGGTATTGAAGTCGGTACTATAAAATCAAGAATTTTCCGGGCACGTGAAAGTCTAAAGATAATCCTAGAACCATACCAAAAAGAGTTAAGAGCATATTAA
- a CDS encoding STAS domain-containing protein produces MKVKQVEKYGAVVVELKGNVMGGPEAQEFSDLLHKLLDDDKKNVIIDLSETKFMNSSGLGMLISGYTTVKNGGGIMKLANATEKIESLLVITKLITIFEHYTSVNDAVESFK; encoded by the coding sequence ATGAAGGTCAAACAAGTCGAAAAATATGGAGCCGTAGTAGTCGAGTTAAAAGGAAACGTTATGGGCGGACCCGAGGCCCAAGAATTTAGCGATCTTCTTCATAAATTACTTGATGATGATAAAAAGAATGTAATTATTGATTTATCTGAGACAAAATTTATGAATAGTTCCGGACTTGGAATGCTTATTAGCGGATATACTACCGTAAAAAATGGCGGCGGTATCATGAAATTGGCAAATGCTACAGAAAAAATCGAGAGTCTTCTTGTAATAACAAAACTAATTACTATATTCGAACATTATACTTCTGTTAATGATGCGGTTGAAAGTTTTAAATAA
- a CDS encoding FecR domain-containing protein codes for MNNQDFTKLAEKYLRGECLPDEELLFQKYLDSFQHTSTNWNAFDLGDKQNMEDKIYSEIKKKIENTDRNLFQKILFTPHLIKTAASIILFITLSTTLLIVSGIFNKKPKAVIWNENVTEMGQKFTLSLPDGSTIILNADSKLKYPIGFGKNSREVYLKGEAYFNISHNPSKPFVVHTGNLVTTVLGTKFNISAFPEEKNIAVSLVSGSVKVSKENSGTVENIVMLQPDQQLLYNKNNEIGTVEHFDLQEATGWKENVLVFKKEPFKNVLVKLERAYGIKFELTDPSFSNRKITANFKNESLWTISETLKKLTGLQCKNIKEKNETKKIIFYKK; via the coding sequence ATGAACAATCAAGATTTCACAAAATTAGCTGAAAAGTACCTGAGAGGAGAATGCCTTCCCGATGAAGAGTTGTTGTTTCAGAAATATTTAGATTCATTCCAACATACCAGCACAAATTGGAATGCATTTGATTTAGGAGATAAACAAAACATGGAGGATAAAATATATTCTGAAATCAAGAAGAAGATAGAGAATACCGATAGAAATTTATTTCAAAAAATATTATTCACACCTCATCTGATCAAAACAGCAGCATCAATTATTTTATTCATTACTCTAAGTACAACTCTATTAATAGTAAGCGGCATATTCAATAAAAAACCGAAAGCTGTTATATGGAATGAGAATGTTACGGAGATGGGGCAAAAATTTACTTTGTCGCTACCCGATGGCTCAACAATAATTCTTAACGCGGACAGCAAATTAAAATATCCAATTGGATTCGGAAAGAACTCGCGGGAGGTCTATTTAAAGGGCGAAGCGTATTTCAATATTAGCCACAACCCGTCGAAACCATTTGTTGTTCATACCGGAAATCTTGTAACTACTGTGTTGGGTACAAAATTCAATATAAGCGCCTTTCCAGAAGAAAAAAACATTGCGGTCTCTCTGGTCAGCGGAAGCGTTAAAGTTTCTAAGGAAAATTCAGGTACAGTTGAGAATATTGTAATGCTTCAGCCGGATCAGCAGCTATTGTATAACAAGAACAACGAGATCGGCACTGTTGAACATTTTGATTTGCAGGAAGCAACCGGATGGAAAGAAAATGTGCTGGTGTTCAAGAAAGAACCATTTAAAAATGTTCTGGTGAAACTGGAAAGAGCTTACGGAATAAAATTCGAATTGACAGATCCATCGTTTTCCAACCGCAAAATCACCGCAAATTTCAAGAACGAATCTCTCTGGACAATCTCTGAGACACTTAAAAAGTTAACCGGGCTTCAATGCAAAAATATTAAAGAGAAAAACGAAACCAAGAAGATCATTTTCTACAAAAAATAA
- a CDS encoding SpoIIE family protein phosphatase, giving the protein MQSRLKILTRARGLENAVIVFILLFLFNLIFPQHDTILLFIGNEILVFITVFFSFNYVSGFLNSKVDSPLSLVLNAGILAALIFFTVSIVKALLGSQSSGNGIGFFNSLFSVLLNFVFICAIVYIFSTFRELSFLRQKKDPSTYFNTMLAFFGLSFISNIFLKFDPTFSYPKESFTVVTIVLIFLNSLRVSWIAFLTKRQKYYLLVISVVLSILFALDYSIVNDETSIMQKILFAFSPGLQTFISLLMIYGIINFGVIFFTTLFHLPTAEAFDRKADEVSSMMDLTKLVTQVFDFKELAETITTITARVCNADSAWLITKKGNDIELGSVHNIGFVDADRITNQLFGSGENDYDTIEIIQYDEINPVIKNNDQRFKSIAIAPLKVHGNVNGYLFAARQRDNNFDPDEKKAVQAFADYAAVALENAKLIEESIEKERLEKEFDVARDIQRKILPSTVPTSDQLQISALFVPAFEVGGDYYDFFELENDRLGFVVADVSGKGISAAFIMAEVKGIFESLSKIIFNPRELLINVNNILKESLDKKNFVTAIYGVINKKSGVLNFARAGHTPIHICSSEKIERFQPAGIGLGLDYTIGFTSSIKEMEIQLKNNDIVICYSDGIPEAKNKLEEDFGYDRLDSLLIKNCNENLDKISNNLMKELTVFSQSHSQHDDITLVMFKWNQKK; this is encoded by the coding sequence ATGCAAAGCAGATTAAAAATATTAACACGTGCACGGGGACTTGAGAACGCAGTTATTGTATTCATTCTCCTTTTCTTGTTCAATCTGATTTTTCCTCAGCACGATACAATATTGTTGTTCATCGGGAACGAAATACTTGTTTTTATTACCGTATTTTTCTCTTTCAATTATGTATCCGGTTTTCTCAATTCGAAAGTAGATTCGCCTCTTTCATTAGTGCTGAACGCCGGGATATTAGCCGCTCTAATTTTTTTCACCGTATCGATAGTAAAGGCGCTCTTAGGGAGCCAAAGCAGCGGAAACGGAATTGGTTTTTTTAATTCGCTTTTCTCTGTGCTGCTGAACTTTGTTTTTATATGTGCCATCGTTTACATTTTTTCCACTTTCCGTGAATTATCTTTCCTGCGTCAAAAGAAAGATCCGAGTACATACTTCAATACAATGCTTGCATTCTTTGGTCTAAGTTTTATCTCAAATATTTTTTTAAAGTTCGATCCAACTTTTAGCTACCCCAAAGAATCATTTACCGTTGTCACAATTGTATTAATATTTTTAAACTCTTTACGCGTTTCTTGGATTGCGTTCTTAACCAAACGGCAAAAATATTACTTACTAGTGATATCGGTTGTTCTCTCAATATTATTTGCTCTGGATTACTCCATTGTAAATGATGAGACCAGTATAATGCAAAAAATACTCTTCGCTTTTTCACCCGGGCTTCAAACCTTTATAAGTTTATTAATGATTTACGGCATAATAAATTTTGGCGTAATATTTTTTACAACTCTTTTCCATTTGCCTACTGCCGAAGCGTTCGACCGCAAAGCTGATGAAGTTTCTTCGATGATGGATCTTACAAAACTTGTTACTCAAGTTTTCGATTTTAAGGAACTGGCGGAAACTATTACGACTATTACCGCACGGGTATGCAACGCAGATTCAGCGTGGTTAATAACCAAGAAAGGCAATGACATCGAACTCGGCTCTGTTCATAATATCGGATTTGTTGATGCTGATAGAATTACGAATCAATTATTTGGTTCCGGCGAAAACGATTATGACACAATAGAAATAATTCAATATGACGAAATCAATCCGGTAATAAAAAATAACGATCAGAGATTCAAATCTATTGCAATTGCTCCTCTGAAAGTTCATGGAAATGTAAACGGATATCTTTTTGCCGCGAGACAGCGCGATAATAATTTTGATCCGGATGAGAAAAAAGCAGTGCAGGCTTTTGCAGATTATGCTGCTGTTGCTCTTGAGAATGCAAAATTGATTGAAGAGTCAATCGAAAAAGAACGTCTTGAAAAAGAGTTCGATGTTGCCCGCGATATACAGCGAAAAATTCTTCCGAGCACCGTTCCAACTTCCGACCAGCTGCAAATATCTGCTCTTTTTGTCCCGGCATTTGAAGTCGGCGGCGATTACTATGACTTCTTTGAACTTGAAAACGATCGGCTTGGATTTGTAGTTGCCGATGTTTCCGGTAAAGGAATAAGTGCCGCATTTATTATGGCGGAAGTGAAAGGAATTTTTGAATCACTTTCCAAGATAATATTTAATCCTCGAGAACTATTGATTAATGTAAATAATATTTTAAAAGAGAGCCTCGATAAAAAAAATTTCGTTACTGCTATATACGGTGTTATAAATAAAAAGTCCGGCGTTCTTAATTTTGCAAGAGCGGGACATACACCTATTCATATCTGCAGTTCTGAAAAGATTGAACGTTTTCAACCTGCAGGTATCGGGTTAGGACTCGATTACACAATTGGATTTACTTCTTCAATAAAAGAAATGGAAATTCAATTGAAGAATAATGATATTGTAATTTGTTATTCCGATGGTATTCCGGAAGCGAAAAATAAATTGGAAGAAGACTTTGGATATGACAGGCTAGATTCTTTATTAATAAAAAATTGCAATGAAAACCTGGATAAGATTTCGAATAATTTAATGAAAGAATTAACCGTTTTTTCCCAAAGTCATTCCCAGCATGATGATATTACTTTAGTAATGTTTAAGTGGAATCAAAAAAAATAA
- a CDS encoding RNA polymerase sigma-70 factor, with translation MLPDKKIFDLSDRGLFELAKNNDQIAFNEIYKRYWSKLYIYAYNVLREKDICEDIIQEMFTNLWTRRKSLQIDNVSAYLYQAVRFQIFKQFRQRKLLERHNSEFEDFISENRIEESMEYLELYNRIESLIESLPEQRKIIFRLSRNEELSNKEIASKLNLSVQTIKNQITNALKTIRKSLKSINIIFL, from the coding sequence ATGCTGCCCGATAAAAAAATATTTGATCTTTCGGATAGGGGTTTATTCGAACTGGCAAAAAATAATGATCAAATTGCATTCAACGAGATTTACAAAAGATACTGGTCCAAGCTTTATATTTACGCCTACAATGTCCTTAGAGAAAAAGATATCTGTGAGGATATCATTCAGGAAATGTTTACAAACTTATGGACGAGAAGAAAATCTTTGCAGATCGATAATGTTTCAGCTTATTTATACCAGGCTGTGAGATTCCAGATATTCAAACAATTCCGGCAACGAAAACTATTAGAACGACATAATTCAGAATTCGAAGATTTCATATCAGAAAATAGAATTGAAGAATCGATGGAATATTTAGAGCTTTATAATCGTATCGAAAGCCTGATAGAGTCCCTGCCGGAACAACGGAAAATAATTTTTCGGTTAAGCCGGAATGAGGAATTATCCAATAAAGAAATCGCTTCTAAACTTAATCTCTCCGTTCAAACGATAAAGAATCAAATTACCAATGCATTAAAAACCATCCGAAAATCGCTAAAAAGTATCAACATAATTTTTTTGTAA